The Salmo trutta chromosome 6, fSalTru1.1, whole genome shotgun sequence genome has a window encoding:
- the LOC115196318 gene encoding folate transporter 1, which translates to MVDKDAMASGDRAVEEEAELDLKEAAPGEPDPEMALPPPEDPSDGQTKTARTWELSVVFLCFYGFMVQLKPGEPFITPNLLSMEKNFTREQVTNEINPILSYSYMAVLVPVFLLTDVLRYKPVLVLSSLSHVAIWLLLLLGYSLLEMQFMEFFYGITMAARVAYSSYIFSLVTPELYQRVASYSRSCVLMGVFASSVLGQVLISVGRLSFATLSAVSLALVSFGLVLSCCLPWPKRSLFFNRAHHAAQRNLQEQAAAQSELARMKQGEAGLGSGDTLSLAPLSSGSSWRDSVFIQMLKELRNVPRRPSLRLWSLWWVFNSAGYYLVLLYVHVLWNKVYPATENKHVYNGGVEAVSTLLGAITSFAAGFVKIRWNVWSELVIGVITALQAGLLLLMGTTSNIWVCYVAYSLFKGFYQFLVPIAIFQIASSLTKELCALVFGVNTFLATILKTIITLIVSDKKGLGLDVHSQFLVYFFYFALLTVIYLGCAAWVIIRHYRNQSAGGGGDTRQATPTELCSVPSNPSETEPLSNGNNVKA; encoded by the exons ATGGTGGACAAAGACGCTATGGCGAGTGGGGACAGGGCTGTGGAGGAAGAGGCTGAACTGGACCTGAAGGAGGCCGCCCCTGGAGAGCCTGACCCTGAGATGGCTCTTCCCCCACCTGAGGACCCCTCAGACGGCCAGACCAAGACAGCCCGGACCTGGGAGTTGTCGGTGGTGTTCCTGTGTTTCTATGGGTTTATGGTGCAGCTGAAGCCTGGGGAGCCCTTTATAACACCAAACCTGCTCAGCATGGAGAAGAACTTCACCAGGGAACAG GTGACCAATGAGATCAACCCGATCCTGTCCTACTCCTACATGGCGGTGCTGGTGCCAGTCTTCCTCCTGACAGACGTCCTGCGTTACAAGCCCGTCCTGGTCCTCTCCAGCCTCAGCCATGTGGCCATctggctcctcctcctcctgggcTACTCCCTCTTAGAGATGCAATTCATGGAGTTCTTCTACGGCATCACCATGGCAGCACGCGTGGCTTACTCCTCCTATATCTTCTCCCTGGTCACCCCAGAGCTCTACCAACGCGTGGCCAGCTACTCGCGCTCTTGCGTCCTCATGGGGGTGTTTGCCAGCTCGGTGCTGGGCCAGGTGCTGATATCCGTGGGCAGGCTCTCCTTCGCCACGCTCAGTGCTGTCTCCCTGGCCTTGGTGTCCTTCGGCCTGGTGCTCTCCTGCTGCCTGCCCTGGCCCAAGAGGTCCCTGTTCTTCAACAGAGCCCACCACGCTGCCCAGAGGAACCTCCAGGAGCAGGCTGCCGCCCAGTCGGAGCTGGCCAGGATGAAGCAGGGCGAAGCGGGCTTGGGTTCAGGTGACACACTCTCCCTGGCCCCTCTCAGCTCTGGTTCCTCCTGGAGGGACTCTGTGTTTATTCAGATGCTGAAGGAGCTGAGGAACGTGCCTCGGAGGCCCAGCCTGAGATTGTGGAGCCTGTGGTGGGTGTTCAACTCCGCTGGCTACTACCTGGTGCTGTTGTACGTCCATGTCCTGTGGAACAAGGTGTACCCCGCCACGGAGAACAAACACGTCTACAACGGAGGGGTGGAGGCTGTCTCCACACTACTGG GTGCGATCACGTCGTTTGCAGCAGGCTTCGTGAAGATCCGCTGGAACGTGTGGTCTGAGCTGGTGATCGGCGTCATCACGGCTCTGCAGGCTGGCCTGCTGCTCCTCATGGGGACCACCAGTAACATCTGGGTCTGCTATGTGGCCTACTCCCTCTTCAAAGGTTTCTACCAGTTCCTCGTGCCAATCGCCAT TTTCCAGATCGCCTCGTCGCTCACCAAGGAGCTGTGTGCCCTGGTGTTTGGGGTCAACACTTTCCTGGCGACCATTCTGAAGACCATCATCACCCTCATCGTCTCTGACAAGAAGGGTCTGGGACTAGACGTGCACTCCCAG TTCCTGGTCTACTTCTTCTACTTTGCCTTGCTGACGGTTATCTACCTGGGCTGTGCTGCCTGGGTCATCATTCGCCACTACAGGAACCAATCGGCAGGAGGGGGAGGGGACACACGCCAGGCCACGCCCACTGAGCTATGTTCCGTACCATCAAACCCCTCGGAGACGGAACCTCTGTCCAATGGGAACAACGTGAAGGCCTGA